In Nostoc sp. UHCC 0926, a single genomic region encodes these proteins:
- the radC gene encoding RadC family protein has protein sequence MTYCLRIADLPTNERPRERLMTHGAKILATAELIAILLGTGQGPGKLSAVGLGQYILSELGKHQRDPLVVLREVTPAELMQISGVGPAKATSILAAIELGKRAFQSRPLDGTLIDSPLAAAATLSQDLMWQTKERFAVVLLDVKNRLLGTQVITIGTATETLASPREIFREVIRQGATRVIVAHNHPSGNLEPSHEDIELTRQLLAGAQLLGIPVLDHLILGNGNHQSLRELTTLWDEHPQGD, from the coding sequence ATGACCTATTGCCTTAGAATTGCCGACCTACCTACAAATGAGCGTCCGCGTGAACGGCTAATGACGCACGGTGCTAAAATTTTAGCCACAGCGGAGTTAATTGCAATTCTTCTAGGCACTGGTCAAGGGCCGGGAAAATTATCTGCTGTGGGTTTGGGACAATATATCTTGAGCGAATTAGGCAAACACCAACGTGATCCTTTGGTAGTTCTGCGAGAAGTTACCCCCGCTGAGTTGATGCAAATTTCTGGTGTTGGCCCAGCGAAGGCGACAAGTATCTTAGCAGCAATTGAATTGGGCAAACGCGCCTTTCAATCTCGACCTTTAGATGGCACATTAATTGATAGCCCACTTGCTGCTGCTGCTACCCTCAGTCAAGATTTGATGTGGCAAACAAAAGAACGTTTTGCAGTGGTGCTGTTAGATGTCAAGAATCGTTTGCTGGGTACGCAAGTAATTACTATTGGCACCGCAACCGAAACCCTAGCCTCTCCCCGTGAAATCTTTCGGGAAGTTATTCGCCAAGGTGCAACGCGAGTAATAGTTGCTCACAACCATCCTTCTGGGAACCTTGAACCAAGCCACGAAGATATAGAGTTAACGCGTCAGTTGTTAGCAGGGGCGCAGCTTTTGGGCATTCCGGTATTAGATCATCTGATTTTGGGCAATGGCAATCATCAAAGTTTACGGGAACTGACAACCTTGTGGGATGAGCATCCACAAGGGGATTAA
- the speB gene encoding agmatinase SpeB yields MSNQLQDYNPSGVGEINGNLLGLPCDYESANLIVFGVPWEVTVSYGAGTANGPQRILDASTQLDLFDFDNPNGWKQGIFMVEIPQDILEKNTYYRALAAKIIERLAQGKQLSDTPDLTPVLTEINQACQQVNQWLFENCQQAINNGKRVAVIGGDHSSPLGYFQALAAKYANYGILHIDAHADLRDAYEGFEFSHASIMFNAMKIPQISKLVQVGLRDISHDEVQMIDQSSDRIIAYYDPAIKQKLYSGTTWIDLCREIISHLPESVYISFDADGLDPKLCPSTGTPVPGGLELEQTFCLFRELVNSGRKIIGFDICEVGDAEWDGNVGARVVYKLANLMDLSHTNSP; encoded by the coding sequence ATGAGTAATCAACTACAAGACTACAATCCTAGCGGCGTAGGTGAAATAAATGGCAACCTCTTAGGTTTGCCCTGCGATTACGAGTCTGCAAACTTGATTGTCTTTGGTGTGCCTTGGGAAGTCACTGTTTCCTATGGTGCAGGCACAGCTAACGGCCCACAGAGAATTCTAGATGCTTCGACTCAACTAGATTTGTTCGATTTCGATAACCCTAATGGTTGGAAGCAGGGAATTTTTATGGTGGAAATTCCCCAGGATATTTTAGAGAAGAATACATACTACCGCGCCTTGGCAGCAAAAATTATCGAGCGATTAGCCCAAGGGAAACAACTCTCTGATACACCAGATTTAACACCTGTGCTGACAGAAATTAATCAGGCTTGTCAACAGGTTAATCAATGGCTGTTTGAAAATTGTCAACAAGCAATTAACAATGGTAAGCGAGTTGCAGTCATTGGTGGAGATCACAGTTCGCCGTTAGGCTATTTTCAAGCATTAGCGGCTAAATACGCAAACTATGGCATTTTGCACATAGATGCCCACGCAGATTTACGCGATGCCTATGAGGGATTTGAGTTTTCCCATGCGTCTATTATGTTTAATGCGATGAAAATACCGCAAATTTCCAAGCTAGTGCAGGTGGGTTTGCGTGATATTAGTCATGATGAAGTGCAAATGATTGACCAATCTAGCGATCGCATTATTGCATATTACGACCCAGCCATTAAGCAAAAGCTTTACTCTGGAACAACTTGGATTGATTTATGCCGAGAAATTATCAGTCATTTACCTGAGTCTGTTTACATTAGCTTTGATGCAGATGGTCTAGATCCAAAACTCTGTCCCAGTACAGGTACTCCTGTTCCAGGTGGGTTGGAATTAGAGCAGACTTTTTGTCTGTTCCGAGAATTGGTAAATAGTGGGAGAAAAATTATTGGCTTTGATATCTGCGAAGTCGGTGATGCTGAGTGGGATGGTAATGTTGGAGCGCGGGTAGTTTACAAGCTGGCAAACTTGATGGATTTGTCTCATACCAATTCTCCCTAA
- a CDS encoding phosphoribulokinase, giving the protein MSRPIILGIVGDSAAGKTTLTRGIAQALGPENVTIICTDDYHRYDRKERAEIGITALHPDCNHLDIMQQHLSLLRTGQPILKPVYSHKTGTFEPPKYIKPNKFVIIEGLLGYSTRAARDSYDVKVYLAPPEELRAKWKVKRDTQKRSYTAQQVLAELEKREPDSAEFIRPQRQWSDIVISFYPSTDEDDETNGHLNVRLVLRPTIPHPDFTPITNSSYGNSDSAIRLGLDRDMSKPVDVLEVDGHATLEQVNKLEHIICSDMPHLRNICDRESNPELGKIAGTTGETLQSYPLALTQLIITYHMLKATQIYQ; this is encoded by the coding sequence ATGAGCCGTCCAATAATTCTTGGTATTGTCGGCGACAGCGCTGCTGGGAAAACAACACTAACGCGCGGAATCGCTCAAGCACTCGGCCCAGAAAATGTCACAATCATCTGTACAGATGATTACCACCGTTACGATCGCAAAGAACGTGCAGAAATTGGGATTACTGCTCTCCACCCCGACTGCAACCACCTAGATATTATGCAGCAACACCTGTCGCTGCTACGCACAGGACAGCCAATTCTTAAGCCAGTTTACAGCCATAAAACCGGCACATTCGAGCCACCAAAGTATATCAAGCCCAATAAATTCGTGATTATTGAGGGATTACTCGGTTATTCTACCCGTGCTGCCCGTGACTCTTACGATGTTAAAGTTTACCTTGCACCTCCCGAAGAACTACGCGCTAAGTGGAAAGTCAAGCGAGACACGCAAAAGCGGAGCTACACTGCCCAACAGGTGCTAGCGGAACTAGAAAAGCGCGAACCAGACTCAGCAGAGTTTATCCGTCCACAGCGGCAATGGTCTGATATAGTAATTAGTTTCTACCCATCTACAGACGAAGATGATGAAACCAATGGACACCTGAATGTCCGCCTGGTACTTCGTCCGACAATTCCGCACCCAGATTTCACCCCAATTACCAACTCTAGTTATGGTAATTCTGACTCAGCCATCCGCCTGGGGTTAGACAGGGATATGAGTAAGCCTGTGGATGTATTAGAAGTTGATGGTCATGCAACTTTAGAACAGGTGAATAAGCTAGAGCATATTATTTGTTCTGATATGCCTCATTTACGAAATATTTGCGATCGCGAAAGTAATCCAGAACTGGGTAAAATTGCTGGTACAACTGGGGAGACATTACAAAGTTACCCCCTTGCTCTCACTCAGTTGATCATTACCTACCACATGCTCAAAGCAACGCAAATTTATCAGTAA
- a CDS encoding DUF5615 family PIN-like protein, with product MLRRNPNIDIIRVQDVDLSGKDDPTILEWAAQEDRSFTHP from the coding sequence TTGCTTCGCCGCAATCCAAACATCGACATCATTCGAGTCCAAGATGTAGATTTGTCGGGTAAGGATGATCCGACTATATTAGAGTGGGCAGCCCAAGAAGATAGAAGTTTTACCCACCCATGA
- a CDS encoding cation:proton antiporter — protein sequence MDVTELVKVSIILLLVATGVALLSRRLRIPYVMGLVLAGLPITELLSRPIGLNPTLVLNLFLPILLFEAGINTDVSRLRSTFKPIALLAGPGAVLSSGIIAILLKFGLGLSWIPALFVGVMLANTDTVSMIAIFKEIPVPSRLSTIVEGETLFNDAAALVTFNLVLQVYSTGSLTLLQGIQQFLFISLGGCLVGLVLGYLSIPVFARLDDPLSSLLLTVAVALGTFQAGEFLDVSGAVAVVVAGLIFGNLGLSGNTSASSRITLLSFWEYASFTVNTFIFLLIGVQINLVTLWRTLPAILLAVLAYQVGRVLTVYPLLAVVRWFDRPIPLRWQHLLFLGNIKGSLSMALALSLPTTLPGREVLIAIVFGSVLVSLVAQGLSLPWVVKRLKLSKFSEAQQQVEELQAQLMTGKAAQDELDSLLKSGVLPKAVYEEMRSAYQVRIAGAEKILRELFNRRPDELSGKSGNSSKLDAIRRRLLLAEKGALNEAMRKRILSEEIVRGRIQTLDEQLLKLEDD from the coding sequence GTGGATGTTACAGAATTAGTCAAAGTTTCAATTATTCTCTTGCTTGTTGCTACAGGTGTAGCTCTGCTGTCCCGGCGGTTGCGAATCCCTTATGTTATGGGTTTAGTATTAGCCGGTCTGCCGATCACTGAGCTATTATCTCGTCCGATAGGTTTAAATCCAACCCTTGTTTTGAATCTTTTCCTGCCAATTCTCCTCTTTGAAGCTGGTATTAATACAGATGTCAGCCGCCTACGCAGCACCTTTAAACCAATTGCCCTTCTAGCTGGGCCAGGGGCTGTGCTTTCCAGTGGTATTATTGCCATCCTGTTGAAATTTGGGCTGGGACTGAGTTGGATACCTGCCTTATTTGTAGGAGTAATGCTGGCAAATACTGATACAGTTTCAATGATTGCCATCTTTAAGGAAATACCGGTGCCCTCCCGGCTTTCCACCATCGTTGAAGGAGAAACCCTATTTAACGATGCTGCTGCCCTAGTTACGTTCAACCTGGTTTTGCAAGTATATTCGACAGGTTCACTCACCTTACTACAGGGAATCCAACAATTCCTATTTATCTCTCTAGGAGGCTGCCTGGTGGGGTTAGTCTTAGGCTACTTGAGCATACCTGTTTTCGCCCGTTTGGATGATCCCCTTAGCAGTCTATTACTGACGGTAGCAGTTGCATTAGGCACTTTCCAGGCTGGAGAATTTCTAGATGTATCAGGTGCTGTCGCCGTAGTTGTAGCTGGATTAATTTTCGGGAATTTAGGGCTTTCTGGCAATACTTCTGCTTCTAGTCGCATCACCTTATTGAGTTTCTGGGAATATGCCAGTTTTACTGTCAACACCTTTATTTTTCTGCTGATTGGTGTACAAATAAACCTGGTAACGCTCTGGAGGACTTTACCTGCAATTCTACTTGCAGTTTTGGCTTATCAAGTCGGGCGAGTTCTTACGGTCTATCCACTGCTAGCAGTGGTTCGTTGGTTTGACCGCCCAATTCCCCTGCGCTGGCAACATTTACTGTTTTTAGGCAACATCAAAGGTTCACTCTCAATGGCTCTGGCATTGAGCTTACCCACTACATTACCAGGGCGAGAAGTCCTCATTGCTATAGTCTTCGGCAGTGTGCTGGTGTCATTAGTCGCACAGGGTTTAAGTTTGCCTTGGGTGGTAAAACGTTTAAAATTATCTAAATTTTCAGAAGCTCAACAACAGGTTGAAGAATTACAAGCCCAGTTGATGACAGGTAAGGCAGCACAGGATGAATTAGATAGCTTGTTGAAATCAGGGGTGTTACCAAAAGCCGTTTATGAAGAGATGCGTTCAGCTTATCAGGTACGAATTGCTGGTGCAGAAAAGATACTGCGGGAACTTTTTAATCGTCGTCCTGATGAGTTGTCAGGCAAAAGTGGCAACAGCAGTAAACTTGATGCCATTCGTCGGCGTCTACTGCTGGCAGAAAAAGGAGCGCTCAATGAAGCAATGCGGAAGCGAATTCTCTCAGAAGAAATTGTGCGCGGGCGGATACAGACTCTTGATGAACAATTGCTGAAGCTAGAAGATGATTGA
- a CDS encoding retroviral-like aspartic protease — MLNSQRFPFVESRDVFGDIDAVPILALTLNYKNSIVNVSGLLDTGASINVLPYSVGIQLGAAWQELTTSVQLAGNLAPVEAKGLVVSAQIASFAPVRLVFAWSLTDDVPLLLGRMNFFLEFDVCFYRSQMAFELSPKS; from the coding sequence ATGCTTAATTCACAAAGATTCCCCTTCGTTGAAAGTCGTGATGTGTTCGGGGATATCGATGCAGTACCAATATTAGCTCTGACGTTAAACTACAAAAATTCTATCGTCAACGTTTCAGGGTTATTGGATACTGGAGCTAGTATTAATGTTTTACCTTACAGTGTTGGTATTCAGTTAGGGGCAGCTTGGCAAGAACTAACAACCTCAGTGCAACTGGCTGGAAATCTAGCACCAGTTGAAGCAAAAGGGTTAGTTGTATCTGCTCAAATAGCCAGTTTTGCACCAGTGCGATTGGTATTTGCTTGGAGTCTCACGGATGATGTGCCGTTACTTTTAGGACGCATGAATTTTTTCTTGGAATTCGATGTCTGTTTTTATCGTTCGCAGATGGCTTTTGAACTGTCTCCTAAGTCGTAA
- a CDS encoding acyl carrier protein, which produces MTADDRAYELDILKKVINTYLDKTVPVTEEGLNSLLSKHDETVWKIATKIYSESGHKVEFSLVREIVNSHIEVLKMHVATEKAAAYKRLQCQKVEEARPVAQEAQQAAEAENRRQNRLTELAEKLDESGRDKRMSDLFVKVLDIVSEQLSVELDKVSLTSHICNDLGADELDTVELAMALEEAFDFNIEIPEDILGSVKKWPPSYSYNSFGDSDPVACTVGELLDYIHKQIST; this is translated from the coding sequence ATGACTGCTGATGATAGAGCCTATGAGTTAGACATCCTGAAAAAAGTAATCAACACTTATTTAGATAAAACTGTACCAGTTACAGAAGAGGGTTTAAATTCTCTACTGTCCAAACACGATGAGACTGTTTGGAAGATAGCTACAAAAATTTATAGCGAGAGCGGACACAAGGTTGAATTTTCTCTAGTGCGTGAGATTGTTAACTCCCATATCGAAGTCTTGAAAATGCACGTAGCGACTGAGAAAGCAGCAGCCTACAAGCGCTTACAGTGCCAAAAAGTTGAGGAAGCTCGACCAGTGGCACAAGAAGCCCAACAAGCGGCAGAGGCAGAGAATCGCAGGCAAAATCGATTGACTGAGTTAGCTGAAAAGTTAGATGAGTCTGGTAGAGACAAGAGGATGTCCGATCTTTTTGTTAAAGTTCTAGATATAGTCAGTGAACAGTTGAGCGTTGAGTTGGATAAAGTAAGTTTGACTAGTCACATCTGTAACGATTTAGGGGCAGATGAGCTTGATACTGTTGAGCTTGCAATGGCACTTGAAGAGGCGTTTGATTTTAATATTGAAATACCTGAGGACATATTAGGGTCAGTTAAAAAATGGCCTCCGTCATATAGCTATAATTCTTTCGGTGATTCAGATCCTGTAGCTTGCACTGTTGGAGAACTATTAGACTACATTCACAAGCAAATTTCTACCTGA
- a CDS encoding leucine-rich repeat domain-containing protein, whose amino-acid sequence MTNEELLQIIEQAARKKLTKLDLSDKGLTTLPPEIGKLINLRMLDLSFNQLSSLPPEIVQLTNLQTLNLTLNRLSSLPPEIVQLTNLQTLYLTLNRLSSLPAEIGQLTNLQTLNLSSSQLSSLPAEIGQLTNLQSLEFTSNQLSSLPAEIGQLTNLQSLYLGSNQLSSLPAEIGQLTNLQSLYLGSNQLSSLPAEIGQLTNLQTLYLGSNQLSSLPAEIGQLTNLQSLEFTSNQLSSLPAEIGQLTNLQTLYLPSNQLSSLPAEIGQLTNLQFLYLPSNQLSSLPAEIGQLTNLQTLYLPSNQLSSLPLEIVQLTNLQTLDLSSNQLSSLPAEIVQLTNLQTLDLSSNQLSSLPAEIVQLTNLQTLDLSSNQLSSLPAEIGQLTNLQTLDLSSNQLSSLPAEIVQLTKLKFLDLSSNQLSSLPAEIVQLTKLKFLDLSSNQLSSLPAEIGQLTKLQSLDLSSNQLSSLPPEIGQLTKLQSLDLSFNQLTMLPEEMGLLSKLKSLGLRDNKLVKLPPEIGKLRLARLTFGNNPLLLLPPEIRKKGFRAILNFYRQQLEQKTDRLYEAKLIIVGEGGAGKTTLAKKIQDNKYTLQQDENTTEGIDVIQWKFLLDNNNREFQVNIWDFGGQEIYHATHQFFLTKRSLYALVADTRKEDTDLYYWLNVVELLSGNSPLLIIKNEKQERKREINERELRREFTNFQETLTTNLATDRGLPEILNKIKHYITNLPHVGIELPKTWVKVREALEGNSREYISLEEYLNICDQHGFTKQEDKLQLSDYLHDLGVCLHFQDDDFLIKTVILKPTWGTDAVYKVLDNPQVIQNLGKFDRNDLKNIWHENKYANMRPELLRLMMKFKLCYEIPSRPGTYIAPQLLSVNQPDFNWDESNNLILRYKYDFMPKGILTRFIVEMHSDIEQQTLVWKTGVVLAKDQTRAEVIEHYNQREIKVRVAGKDKKERLAVIIHELEKIHNSYERLQYQTLVPCNCESCKDSQTPYFYSRDVLYKFRENNRYQIQCQDSGDMVDVRRLIDDILPTLPSSEIPISEPVTRNQVFISYSHQDQEWLTKLQKHLKPMIRNQNMDVWDDSKIQPGAEWRKEIENALAAAKVAVLLVSPDFLASDFIADNELPPLLDAAEAEGLTIIWIPLSFSSYDETEIKKYQSAHPPNQPLNSLNPAQESKAWVDICKKIKAAVPR is encoded by the coding sequence ATGACTAACGAAGAACTGCTGCAAATTATTGAACAAGCTGCCAGAAAAAAGCTGACAAAATTAGACCTTTCTGACAAAGGCTTAACAACCCTGCCACCAGAAATTGGAAAACTCATTAACCTGCGAATGCTCGACCTCAGCTTTAATCAACTGAGCAGTCTGCCACCGGAAATTGTCCAACTCACCAACTTACAAACGCTCAACCTCACCTTGAATCGACTGAGCAGTCTTCCACCGGAAATTGTCCAACTCACCAACCTGCAAACCCTCTACCTCACCTTGAATCGACTGAGCAGTCTGCCAGCGGAAATTGGCCAACTCACCAACTTGCAAACCCTCAACCTCAGCAGTAGTCAACTGAGCAGTCTGCCAGCGGAAATTGGCCAACTCACCAACCTGCAATCCCTCGAATTCACCAGTAATCAACTGAGCAGTCTGCCAGCGGAAATTGGCCAACTCACCAACCTGCAATCCCTCTACCTGGGTAGTAATCAACTGAGCAGTCTGCCAGCGGAAATTGGCCAACTCACCAACCTGCAATCCCTCTACCTGGGTAGTAATCAACTGAGCAGTCTGCCAGCGGAAATTGGCCAACTCACTAACCTGCAAACCCTCTACCTGGGCAGTAATCAACTGAGCAGTCTGCCAGCGGAAATTGGCCAACTCACCAACCTGCAATCCCTCGAATTCACCAGTAATCAACTGAGCAGTCTGCCAGCGGAAATTGGCCAACTCACCAACCTGCAAACCCTCTACCTCCCCAGTAATCAACTGAGCAGTTTGCCAGCGGAAATTGGCCAACTCACCAACCTGCAATTCCTCTACCTCCCCAGTAATCAACTGAGCAGTCTGCCAGCGGAAATTGGCCAACTCACCAACCTGCAAACCCTCTACCTCCCCAGTAATCAACTGAGCAGTCTGCCACTGGAAATTGTCCAACTCACCAACCTGCAAACCCTCGACCTCAGCAGTAATCAACTGAGCAGTCTGCCAGCGGAAATTGTCCAACTCACCAACCTGCAAACCCTCGACCTCAGCAGTAATCAACTGAGCAGTCTGCCAGCGGAAATTGTCCAACTCACCAACCTGCAAACCCTCGACCTCAGCAGTAATCAACTGAGCAGTCTGCCAGCGGAAATTGGCCAACTCACCAACCTGCAAACCCTCGACCTCAGCAGTAATCAACTGAGCAGTCTGCCAGCGGAAATTGTCCAACTCACCAAGCTGAAATTCCTCGACCTCAGCAGTAATCAACTGAGCAGTCTGCCAGCGGAAATTGTCCAACTCACCAAGCTGAAATTCCTCGACCTCAGCAGTAATCAACTGAGCAGTCTGCCAGCGGAAATTGGCCAACTCACCAAGCTGCAATCCCTCGACCTCAGCAGTAATCAACTGAGCAGTCTGCCACCGGAAATTGGCCAACTCACCAAGCTGCAATCCCTCGACCTCAGCTTTAATCAACTGACGATGCTGCCAGAAGAGATGGGTCTACTTTCTAAATTGAAATCGCTTGGTCTTAGAGACAACAAATTAGTCAAACTGCCTCCAGAAATTGGAAAGTTACGCTTGGCAAGACTTACATTTGGTAACAATCCTCTGCTATTACTTCCACCAGAAATCCGAAAAAAAGGGTTTAGAGCAATTCTGAACTTCTACAGGCAACAACTAGAACAAAAAACTGATCGCCTTTATGAAGCTAAATTAATCATTGTAGGAGAAGGTGGTGCAGGTAAAACTACGCTAGCCAAAAAAATTCAAGACAATAAATATACGTTACAACAAGATGAAAATACCACCGAAGGCATTGATGTTATTCAATGGAAGTTCTTGCTTGACAATAATAACAGAGAATTTCAGGTCAACATTTGGGACTTTGGTGGCCAAGAAATTTACCATGCGACCCACCAATTTTTCCTCACAAAACGCTCTCTTTATGCCTTGGTTGCTGATACTCGCAAAGAAGACACAGATTTATACTACTGGTTAAATGTAGTTGAATTACTGAGCGGTAATAGTCCTTTGTTAATTATCAAAAATGAAAAGCAGGAGCGCAAACGAGAAATAAACGAGCGGGAGTTACGGCGTGAATTCACTAATTTTCAGGAAACACTTACTACAAACTTGGCTACTGATCGCGGTCTGCCAGAAATCTTAAATAAAATTAAGCATTATATTACTAACCTACCTCATGTAGGAATAGAACTCCCTAAAACCTGGGTCAAAGTGCGAGAAGCTTTAGAAGGTAACTCTCGCGAATATATTAGCTTGGAAGAATATCTAAACATCTGTGATCAACATGGTTTTACTAAACAGGAGGATAAACTCCAACTCAGTGACTATCTGCATGATTTGGGTGTATGCCTTCACTTCCAAGATGATGACTTTTTAATAAAAACCGTGATTCTCAAGCCCACTTGGGGTACAGATGCCGTTTACAAAGTGTTAGATAATCCACAAGTAATTCAAAACCTGGGTAAATTTGATCGCAATGATTTAAAAAATATTTGGCACGAAAACAAATATGCCAATATGCGACCAGAACTGTTGCGGCTAATGATGAAATTTAAACTGTGTTACGAAATACCTAGTCGTCCCGGCACTTATATCGCACCTCAATTACTCTCTGTCAACCAACCTGATTTCAATTGGGATGAATCCAATAACCTAATCCTGCGTTATAAATATGACTTCATGCCGAAAGGTATTCTCACCCGCTTTATAGTCGAAATGCACTCCGATATTGAACAACAAACCCTAGTTTGGAAAACAGGCGTTGTTCTTGCTAAAGACCAAACCCGTGCTGAAGTGATTGAACACTACAATCAACGAGAAATTAAAGTCCGCGTAGCAGGAAAAGACAAGAAAGAACGGCTAGCAGTTATCATCCATGAACTAGAAAAAATTCATAACTCTTACGAACGTCTGCAATATCAAACACTTGTTCCCTGCAACTGTGAAAGCTGTAAGGATAGTCAAACGCCTTATTTTTACAGCCGAGACGTGTTGTACAAATTCCGGGAAAATAATCGCTACCAAATCCAGTGCCAAGATAGCGGTGATATGGTAGATGTCCGCAGATTGATTGACGATATTTTACCGACTCTACCAAGTTCGGAAATACCCATATCTGAACCTGTAACCAGAAATCAAGTTTTCATTAGCTATAGTCATCAAGATCAGGAGTGGCTTACTAAACTCCAGAAACACCTCAAGCCAATGATTCGCAACCAAAATATGGACGTGTGGGACGATAGCAAGATTCAACCCGGTGCTGAGTGGCGCAAAGAAATTGAAAATGCTTTAGCAGCAGCAAAAGTGGCAGTATTGTTGGTTAGCCCCGATTTTTTAGCATCAGACTTTATTGCTGATAATGAGTTACCCCCATTGTTGGATGCAGCTGAAGCCGAAGGACTCACGATTATTTGGATACCGTTGAGTTTTAGCAGCTATGACGAAACAGAAATTAAAAAGTATCAGTCAGCGCACCCTCCTAATCAACCTTTAAACAGCCTAAACCCAGCACAAGAGAGTAAAGCTTGGGTGGATATTTGTAAGAAGATTAAAGCAGCAGTTCCTCGGTAG